A genome region from Spea bombifrons isolate aSpeBom1 chromosome 9 unlocalized genomic scaffold, aSpeBom1.2.pri SUPER_9_unloc_1, whole genome shotgun sequence includes the following:
- the LOC128472186 gene encoding 40S ribosomal protein S3a-like: ICESGESRVIYPCREAHVDVKTTDGYLLCLFCVGFTKKRNNQIRKTSYAQHQQVRQIRKKMMEIMTREVQTNDLKEVVNKLIPDSIGKDIEKACQSIYPLHDVYVRKVKMLKKPKFELGKLMKLHGEGGGAGKPAGDETGAKVERADGYEPPLQESV, from the coding sequence atatgtgagtcaggagaaagcagggtcatatatccatgcAGAGAGGCTCACGTTGATGTGAAGACCACAGATGGCTACCTACTTTGCCTATTCTGTGTTGGATTCACCAAAAAGCGTAACAACCAGATTAGAAAGACTTCTTATGCCCAGCATCAGCAAGTGCGTCAGATCCGCAAGAAGATGATGGAAATCATGACTCGTGAAGTGCAGACAAATGACTTGAAAGAAGTTGTTAACAAGCTAATTCCAGACAGTATCGGCAAAGACATTGAAAAGGCCTGCCAGTCCATCTATCCTCTACATGATGTGTATGTACGCAAAGTGAAGATGctgaaaaagccaaagtttgAGCTGGGCAAACTTATGAAACTACATGGTGAAGGCGGTGGTGCTGGGAAGCCTGCAGGAGATGAGACAGGCGCCAAAGTAGAGCGGGCTGATGGATATGAACCCCCACTTCAGGAATCTGTCTGA